The window TGAGCGTTGGCGGCCGTATATCCAAGGAGATTTATAGTTGTCGGTAAActgtaagagagagaatacGTTCCAGTAGAAATGGTGAAGAACATGATCTTGATGAAATAAGTCAGAAGTGGGAGCGTTGGATATGTTTTGAAGGGACACTTACACATCCCAGATAAACCTTGATGTCTCCAAAGGCTTGCTTCAAATACTTCATTTTGAACTCGGGCTCTTTATATCCAGTCTCGTGTCCATCAAATTGCAATCGTAGCTTAATgaatcttttttcttcatccgtAAGCCATTTGACATCGTCTGGAGTATCGCATATGAAAGGAATCGACGCTAGAGCTATAATAATGGACAGCAGGCCTTCCAGGATGaagatccatctccatccactATAACCTCGAATACCTAAAGCTTTGCGTTAGAAGTCTTGGCCATTTATCTCCGCTCGGTATTCTTACCATGCATAAAACCGATTCCATACGCCAAGAGGCCAGAAAAAGATCCTGCTAAACTTGCCGCCGTATAAAACAGAGCCACTCTAAAATGTTGCTCGTACCGAAGATACCATGTTGTGCAAAGGTAGGTGACTCCAGGAAATAGGCCAGCTTCTGCTACgccgagaaaaaaacgacCAGCCAAAAGACCAGAGTAACTTTGAGTCCAGCCCATACACATCAATCTAAGTATAGTCAGAGTGATAATTCTTATTCTTAAATAGCCTCTGAGCCGCAATGTTTGTATATGCCTGGAGGAACACTCACGCAACTCCCCAAATGGCCATAATTCCAGGCAGCCAGATGGAGGGCTTTGTAAACTTTAGGCCAAGATTACTTGGAACCTCGAATAGGCCAtaggggaagaagaaaatggtCAAGCACCTGTACATATTAGTATCCGTTCATTTAATGAGTCGTAAACCACTTACCAGTTGAATTGGCTGGGAGACAAATGGAGGTCAGCTTCAAGACCTTGGAGTCTTGCATTGCCTATGTTGGATCGATCCATGAAAGAAATAAGGTAAAACACGGTCAAAACGGGCAATAATCTCCAATCAATCTTTCGCAGCAGTTCTTTCTGGCGTTTGGTATCAAACTTAGTTAGAAGATGTTCGTATTCATCTCGTTCGTTGGCGAAAGAGATAGTCTCTACATCGTCTCGCTGCTCTTCGATTGGCTTCTCTCCAAAATCCATTGTGGGCTAAAGTCGATGGAGAACAAGGTTATCGGATGTTGATAACTAGAAAAAACGCATTTGCCTATTCAGTTACCTACACGATGGGATATTGAGTCAATAAATATGCCAGAAATAGTAGCGGAAAGGTTTCAGGTGGCGTCGCGGACAATCTGAGTCCGCATGGAGCAAGATGCCCCGTTTCCTGTTTGCGGGGACCCCAAGATCGCGGGGACACCGAGATCGCGGAGATGTAAAAGAACAATTACTATTCTATAATTTCTCACCGTATCCCATttttgcctctgctgcctcAGAATATGGCCTCGGAAGAGAACCAATTACCATTAGGTTTCAGTGATTCTATTACCTCCTTGGGCGTGTGGAGAGCGGCCCTTCACCGACCGAAATGCTATGACCGACCGGATATTAGAGACACATATATAACAGGTCAAGCCTCTAGTATTTAATTAGTTCTAGTTACCTACCCCAACTACTTATCAGTTCACGACATAGACGTCTGACACCATGTCGTCTCTTTTCGCCAGGATCGTTCAGCCCGCTTTCACACAAGCAGTGAAAGCAATCAACTCGGATCCTGAGATAGCCATCTCAGCAAATTACTTGAATCTTCATTTTGCACTAAAGTCTAACGACTCTACTTTGATACATGTCGTGTCACAGACAGGAAAATTTGCTCTCTCGTTGGGTCTGGAAACCTCGACGGAAGCGTTTATACTGAATGCCCCTGAAGAGTCATGGCGCAAATTTTTCGATAAACAACTTCGACCGCCATTTCAAAGCTTCTGGGGAATGCTTCGTGTCATTGGTCCTGATAAAGGCGTCCTTATCAGTGGGGATAACGAAGCATTCGCCAAATT of the Trichoderma breve strain T069 chromosome 4, whole genome shotgun sequence genome contains:
- a CDS encoding major facilitator superfamily domain-containing protein: MDFGEKPIEEQRDDVETISFANERDEYEHLLTKFDTKRQKELLRKIDWRLLPVLTVFYLISFMDRSNIGNARLQGLEADLHLSPSQFNWCLTIFFFPYGLFEVPSNLGLKFTKPSIWLPGIMAIWGVALMCMGWTQSYSGLLAGRFFLGVAEAGLFPGVTYLCTTWYLRYEQHFRVALFYTAASLAGSFSGLLAYGIGFMHGIRGYSGWRWIFILEGLLSIIIALASIPFICDTPDDVKWLTDEEKRFIKLRLQFDGHETGYKEPEFKMKYLKQAFGDIKVYLGCIMFFTISTGTYSLSYSLPTTINLLGYTAANAQLLTIPIYAFACIMCVLNAIVADKIQKRFQSIVIPYLVGLSGLIICLVISPREKPGVIYFANFLVASGLFPTIPGIVCWISNNLAGQWKRSIGMALEFTLGNMIGGVVGSNIFLSREAPEFRTAYLVLASFFSAGIVTAITQLCLLLWANRADERLIESIPVGDREQLDEELKDDGDKSPFFKYTL